Proteins encoded together in one Micromonospora kangleipakensis window:
- the cobM gene encoding precorrin-4 C(11)-methyltransferase: MWFVGAGPGAADLLTLRAARVIAEADVVVWAASLVHADVLAHARPDAEIVDSSQLPIEGVLPLYRRAAEHGLTVARIHSGDPALWGAVQEQLDLCRALGLAVEIVPGVSSFTAVAAIVGRELTIPEVAQSVILTRLEGGKTPMPPGERVREFARHGTTMALFLSAARSGQAQAELLAGGYPPDTPVVVAYQATWPDELVVRCQLGELAATVREHKLWKHTLFLVGPALAAGGTRSHLYHPGHFHTFRRAEPAARAELRRARAAADPAPTGADAAGDRQSR, translated from the coding sequence ATGTGGTTCGTCGGGGCCGGCCCCGGCGCGGCCGACCTGCTCACCCTGCGCGCCGCCCGGGTGATCGCCGAGGCCGACGTGGTGGTCTGGGCGGCCAGCCTGGTCCACGCCGACGTGCTCGCCCACGCCCGCCCCGACGCCGAGATCGTCGACTCCTCCCAGCTCCCCATCGAGGGGGTGCTGCCGCTCTACCGGCGGGCCGCCGAGCACGGGCTGACCGTGGCCCGGATCCACTCCGGCGACCCGGCGCTGTGGGGGGCGGTGCAGGAGCAGCTCGACCTCTGCCGGGCCCTCGGCCTGGCCGTGGAGATCGTGCCCGGGGTCTCCTCGTTCACCGCCGTGGCCGCGATCGTCGGCCGGGAGCTGACCATCCCCGAGGTGGCCCAGTCGGTGATCCTCACCCGCCTCGAAGGCGGGAAGACGCCGATGCCGCCGGGGGAGCGGGTCCGCGAGTTCGCCCGGCACGGCACCACCATGGCGCTCTTCCTCTCCGCCGCCCGCTCCGGGCAGGCCCAGGCCGAGCTGCTCGCCGGCGGCTACCCGCCCGACACCCCGGTCGTGGTCGCGTACCAGGCGACCTGGCCCGACGAGCTGGTGGTCCGCTGCCAGCTCGGCGAGCTGGCGGCCACCGTCCGGGAGCACAAGCTCTGGAAGCACACCCTCTTCCTGGTCGGCCCGGCCCTCGCCGCCGGCGGCACCCGCTCGCACCTCTACCACCCCGGGCACTTCCACACCTTCCGCCGGGCCGAGCCCGCCGCCCGCGCCGAGCTGCGCCGCGCCCGCGCCGCTGCCGACCCGGCCCCGACCGGCGCCGACGCCGCCGGGGACAGGCAATCCCGATGA
- the cobN gene encoding cobaltochelatase subunit CobN yields MRILLLSTADTDLLAARASGPGYRLANPARVAADAVPALLDGVDLAVVRLLGGRQAWPDGLAAVLASGVPTVVLGGETLPDAELMAASTVAAGVATGALAYLVEGGPDNLAQLARFLSDTVLLTGEGFAPPAPTPPYGILGDPTHDRDRTPHRHGDRDRIPDRDGERIPDQAGERGRNTTSATDAGGGPPADGRPTVGIVFYRAHALAGNTAFVETLADAVAAAGGRPLPIFCGSLRGLTPGAGPLDLFARCDALVVTVLAAGGTIAADASGGGDEDAWDVGALAALDVPVIQALCLTSTREQWAAGDAGLSPLDAAMQVAIPEFDGRIITVPFSFKRIDADGLSVYEPDPERAARVAGIAVRQARLRHVPNADKRLAVVLSSYPTKHSRVGNAVGLDTPASAVRLLAALADAGWHLGDGPVPDDGDALIHALIAAGGHDVEWLTPEQLAAAEARVPGETYRRWFDAAPAGLRERMRQHWGEPPGQLYTDGGDVALAGLRFGNVVLLIQPPRGFGENPIAIYHDPDLPPSHHYLAAYRWLAAPVADGGFGADAVVHLGKHGTLEWLPGKGLGLAADCAPDAVLGDLPLVYPFIVNDPGEGTQAKRRAHAVVVDHLVPPMARAETYGELAKLEQLLDEYATVQALDPAKAPTVQAQIWDLVRAAELHHDLHTEQKPDAADFDDFVLHLDGYLCEVKDVQIRDGLHVLAQAPTGEARVNLVLAVLRAPQVWGGARALPGLRQALAASVGLDEQELLAAPGTRVRLPEALTDVVDGPAATAADAVDLIEALARRLVVGMETLGWDAGKVDAVVREVAGRPIPDAADVLRFAAREVVPRLDRTTDELDRVLGALDGRFVPPGPSGSPTRGLVNVLPTGRNFYSVDPKAIPSRNAWDVGVALADSLLARHLADTGAYPRSVGLTVWGTSAMRTQGDDVAEILALLGCRPTWDDRSRRVTGVQVVPLAELGRPRVDVTVRISGFFRDAFPHVVALIDDAVRRVAALDEPAGDNYVRAHVAADLAEHGDERRATARIFGSKPGAYGAGLLPLIDARNWRTDADLAEVYAVWGGYAYGRGLDGREARADMARSFARIAVAVKNQDTREHDIVDSDDYFQYHGGMVATVRHLTGVAPAAYVGDSAMPHDVRTRTLGEETRRVFRARVVNPKWIAAMRRHGYKGAFELAATVDYLFGYDATAGVVDDWMYARLAETYLFDPDTREFLERSNPWALRGITERLLEAAERGMWAEPDPAVLDRLRETYLASEGDLEERQ; encoded by the coding sequence GTGCGCATCCTGCTGCTCTCCACCGCCGACACCGACCTGCTGGCGGCCCGCGCCAGCGGCCCGGGCTACCGGCTGGCCAACCCCGCCCGGGTCGCCGCCGACGCCGTGCCCGCGCTGCTCGACGGCGTCGACCTGGCCGTCGTACGCCTGCTCGGTGGTCGGCAGGCGTGGCCGGACGGGCTCGCCGCCGTCCTCGCCTCCGGCGTGCCGACCGTGGTGCTCGGCGGCGAGACGCTGCCCGACGCCGAGCTGATGGCGGCCTCCACCGTGGCCGCCGGGGTGGCCACCGGGGCGCTGGCCTACCTGGTCGAGGGTGGCCCGGACAACCTCGCCCAGCTGGCCCGGTTTCTCTCCGACACGGTCCTGCTCACCGGCGAGGGCTTCGCCCCGCCCGCGCCCACCCCGCCGTACGGCATCCTCGGCGACCCCACCCACGACCGCGACCGCACCCCGCACCGCCACGGCGACCGCGACCGCATCCCCGACCGCGACGGCGAACGCATTCCCGACCAGGCCGGCGAGCGTGGCCGGAACACGACCAGCGCGACCGACGCCGGTGGCGGCCCGCCGGCGGACGGGCGGCCGACGGTGGGGATCGTCTTCTACCGGGCGCACGCCCTGGCCGGGAACACCGCCTTCGTCGAGACCCTGGCCGACGCGGTCGCGGCGGCCGGCGGGCGCCCGCTGCCGATCTTCTGCGGCTCGCTGCGCGGCCTCACCCCCGGCGCCGGACCCCTCGACCTCTTCGCCCGCTGCGATGCGCTCGTCGTGACGGTGCTCGCCGCCGGCGGGACGATCGCCGCCGACGCCTCCGGCGGGGGCGACGAGGACGCCTGGGACGTCGGCGCGCTCGCCGCCCTCGACGTACCGGTCATCCAGGCGCTCTGCCTGACCAGCACCCGCGAGCAGTGGGCGGCCGGCGACGCCGGACTCTCCCCGTTGGACGCCGCGATGCAGGTGGCCATCCCCGAGTTCGACGGGCGGATCATCACCGTGCCGTTCTCGTTCAAGCGGATCGACGCCGACGGGCTCTCGGTCTACGAACCCGATCCGGAGCGGGCCGCCCGGGTCGCCGGCATCGCGGTACGCCAGGCCCGGCTGCGGCACGTGCCGAACGCCGACAAGCGGCTCGCCGTCGTGCTCAGCTCCTACCCGACGAAGCACTCCCGGGTCGGCAACGCCGTCGGGCTGGACACCCCCGCCTCGGCGGTACGGCTGCTCGCCGCCCTCGCCGACGCCGGCTGGCACCTCGGCGACGGGCCGGTACCCGACGACGGGGACGCGCTGATCCACGCGCTCATCGCGGCCGGCGGGCACGACGTCGAGTGGCTCACCCCGGAGCAGCTCGCCGCCGCCGAGGCCCGGGTGCCGGGGGAGACGTACCGGCGCTGGTTCGACGCGGCCCCGGCCGGGCTGCGCGAGCGGATGCGGCAGCACTGGGGCGAGCCGCCCGGCCAGCTCTACACCGACGGCGGGGACGTCGCCCTCGCCGGGCTGCGGTTCGGCAACGTGGTGCTGCTCATCCAGCCGCCGCGCGGCTTCGGGGAGAACCCGATCGCCATCTACCACGACCCCGACCTGCCGCCCAGCCACCACTACCTGGCCGCGTACCGGTGGCTCGCCGCGCCGGTCGCCGACGGCGGCTTCGGCGCGGACGCCGTGGTGCACCTCGGCAAGCACGGCACCCTGGAATGGCTGCCCGGCAAGGGGCTCGGGCTGGCCGCCGACTGCGCCCCCGACGCCGTCCTCGGCGACCTGCCGCTGGTCTACCCGTTCATCGTCAACGACCCCGGCGAGGGCACCCAGGCCAAGCGCCGCGCCCACGCCGTCGTCGTCGACCACCTGGTGCCGCCGATGGCGCGCGCCGAGACGTACGGCGAGCTGGCCAAGCTCGAACAGCTCCTCGACGAGTACGCGACCGTGCAGGCCCTCGACCCGGCCAAGGCCCCGACGGTGCAGGCGCAGATCTGGGACCTGGTCCGCGCCGCCGAGCTGCACCACGACCTGCACACCGAGCAGAAGCCCGACGCCGCGGACTTCGACGACTTCGTGCTGCACCTCGACGGGTACCTCTGCGAGGTCAAGGACGTGCAGATCCGCGACGGACTGCACGTGCTCGCCCAGGCGCCCACCGGCGAGGCCCGGGTCAACCTGGTCCTCGCCGTGCTCCGCGCCCCGCAGGTGTGGGGCGGCGCCCGCGCCCTGCCCGGCCTGCGCCAGGCCCTCGCCGCCAGCGTCGGCCTGGACGAGCAGGAGCTGCTCGCCGCGCCCGGCACCCGGGTGAGGCTGCCCGAGGCGCTGACCGACGTGGTGGACGGCCCCGCCGCCACCGCCGCCGACGCGGTCGACCTGATCGAGGCGCTGGCCCGCCGCCTGGTCGTCGGCATGGAGACCCTCGGCTGGGACGCCGGCAAGGTCGACGCCGTCGTCCGGGAGGTCGCCGGGCGGCCGATCCCGGACGCCGCCGACGTGCTGCGCTTCGCCGCCCGCGAGGTGGTGCCCCGGCTGGACCGGACCACCGACGAGCTCGACCGGGTGCTCGGCGCGCTCGACGGCCGCTTCGTCCCGCCCGGGCCGTCCGGCTCGCCCACCCGCGGCCTGGTCAACGTGCTCCCCACCGGCCGGAACTTCTACTCCGTCGACCCGAAGGCGATCCCGTCGCGCAACGCCTGGGACGTCGGGGTGGCACTCGCCGACTCGCTGCTCGCCCGGCACCTCGCCGACACCGGGGCGTACCCCCGCTCGGTCGGGCTGACCGTCTGGGGCACCAGCGCCATGCGGACCCAGGGCGACGACGTCGCGGAGATCCTGGCGCTGCTGGGCTGCCGGCCCACCTGGGACGACCGGTCCCGCCGGGTCACCGGCGTGCAGGTGGTGCCCCTGGCCGAGCTGGGCCGGCCCCGCGTCGACGTGACCGTCCGCATCTCCGGCTTCTTCCGGGACGCCTTCCCGCACGTCGTCGCGCTGATCGACGACGCGGTCCGGCGGGTCGCCGCCCTCGACGAGCCGGCAGGCGACAACTACGTCCGGGCGCACGTCGCCGCCGACCTGGCCGAGCACGGCGACGAGCGGCGGGCCACCGCCCGGATCTTCGGCTCCAAACCCGGGGCGTACGGGGCAGGGCTGCTGCCGCTGATCGACGCCCGGAACTGGCGCACCGACGCCGACCTGGCCGAGGTGTACGCCGTCTGGGGCGGCTACGCCTACGGCCGCGGGCTGGACGGGCGGGAGGCGCGCGCCGACATGGCCCGCTCCTTCGCCCGGATCGCCGTCGCCGTCAAGAACCAGGACACCCGCGAGCACGACATCGTCGACTCCGACGACTACTTCCAGTACCACGGCGGGATGGTGGCGACGGTTCGCCACCTCACCGGCGTCGCGCCGGCCGCGTACGTGGGGGACTCGGCGATGCCGCACGACGTGCGGACCCGCACCCTCGGCGAGGAGACCCGCCGGGTGTTCCGGGCCCGGGTGGTGAATCCGAAGTGGATCGCCGCGATGCGCCGGCACGGCTACAAGGGCGCGTTCGAGCTGGCCGCCACCGTGGACTACCTCTTCGGCTACGACGCCACCGCCGGCGTCGTCGACGACTGGATGTACGCGCGGCTCGCCGAGACGTACCTCTTCGACCCCGACACCCGGGAGTTCCTGGAGCGGTCCAACCCGTGGGCGCTCCGCGGGATCACCGAACGCCTGCTGGAGGCCGCCGAGCGGGGCATGTGGGCGGAACCCGACCCGGCCGTGCTCGACCGGCTCCGCGAGACGTACCTGGCCAGCGAGGGCGACCTGGAGGAGCGACAGTGA
- the cobO gene encoding cob(I)yrinic acid a,c-diamide adenosyltransferase has translation MPQGKPSVVPADGLTTRQRRHRPLTIVHTGQMKGKSTAAFGLALRAWTAGLPIGVFQFVKSAKWRVGEENAFRALGEVHERTGQGAAVAWHKMGEGWSWIQRGGEADHAVDALEGWRQIQRDLAAQRYGLYVLDEFTYPMKWGWVDVDEVVETLRTRPGFQHVVITGRDADPRLVEAADLVAELTKVKHPMDAGQKGQRGIEW, from the coding sequence ATGCCGCAGGGAAAGCCGTCCGTCGTACCCGCCGACGGGTTGACCACCCGGCAGCGGCGCCACCGACCGCTGACCATCGTCCACACCGGACAGATGAAGGGGAAGTCGACCGCCGCGTTCGGGCTGGCCCTGCGCGCCTGGACGGCCGGGCTGCCGATCGGGGTTTTCCAGTTCGTCAAGAGCGCCAAGTGGCGGGTGGGCGAGGAGAACGCCTTCCGCGCCCTCGGCGAGGTGCACGAGCGCACCGGCCAGGGCGCCGCGGTGGCCTGGCACAAGATGGGCGAGGGCTGGTCCTGGATCCAGCGCGGCGGCGAGGCCGACCACGCCGTCGACGCCCTGGAGGGCTGGCGGCAGATCCAGCGCGACCTCGCCGCGCAGCGCTACGGCCTCTACGTGCTCGACGAGTTCACCTACCCGATGAAGTGGGGCTGGGTGGACGTCGACGAGGTGGTGGAGACCCTGCGCACCCGCCCCGGCTTCCAGCACGTCGTGATCACCGGCCGGGACGCCGACCCGCGCCTGGTCGAGGCCGCCGACCTGGTCGCCGAGCTGACCAAGGTCAAGCATCCGATGGACGCCGGCCAGAAGGGCCAGAGGGGGATCGAGTGGTGA
- a CDS encoding cobyrinate a,c-diamide synthase has product MARPAVTAPAGAWALARVVVGAPASGHGKTTVATGLLAALRRRGLTVSPHKVGPDYIDPGYHALAAGRPGRNLDPWLVGAERIAPLLRHGASVPTPADIAVVEGVMGLHDGAVGRGAYASTAHVARLVEAPVLLVLDTTAQGRSAAALVLGMRAFDPGVRIGGVILNRVGSPRHETLLRDALAEVGVPVLGAVTRAVEVAAPSRHLGLVPVAERAPESLAVVAALADLVESTVDLDAVLDLARTAPPLTVPAWDPAVAVGGPAGTARPVVAVAGGPAFTFSYAETTELLTAAGAEVVTVDPLRDPALPAGTRAVVVGGGFPEVHADALAANIGLRAELAGFDGPVVAECAGLLYLGRALDGVPMCGRLDHTARMTGRLTLGYRDAVAASDSPAHRSGDPVRGHEFHRTVTDPGHGDRPAWRWDGAAHGFVTGRVHASYLHTHWAGHPHAARRLVEAASR; this is encoded by the coding sequence CTGGCCCGGCCGGCGGTAACCGCACCGGCCGGCGCATGGGCGCTGGCCCGGGTGGTGGTGGGCGCGCCGGCGAGCGGGCACGGCAAGACCACCGTCGCCACCGGGCTGCTCGCCGCGCTGCGCCGCCGCGGCCTCACCGTCAGCCCGCACAAGGTCGGCCCCGACTACATCGACCCCGGCTACCACGCGCTCGCCGCCGGCCGGCCCGGCCGCAACCTCGACCCGTGGCTGGTCGGCGCGGAGCGGATCGCACCGCTGCTGCGGCACGGCGCGAGCGTCCCCACCCCCGCCGACATCGCCGTGGTCGAGGGGGTGATGGGGCTGCACGACGGCGCGGTCGGCCGCGGCGCGTACGCCTCCACCGCCCACGTCGCCCGGCTGGTCGAGGCGCCGGTGCTGCTGGTCCTCGACACCACCGCCCAGGGCCGCTCCGCCGCCGCGCTGGTGCTCGGCATGCGCGCCTTCGACCCCGGCGTGCGGATCGGCGGGGTGATCCTCAACCGGGTCGGCTCGCCCCGGCACGAGACCCTGCTCCGCGACGCGCTCGCCGAGGTCGGCGTACCGGTGCTCGGAGCGGTCACCCGGGCCGTCGAGGTGGCCGCCCCCTCCCGCCACCTCGGGCTGGTGCCGGTCGCCGAACGGGCCCCCGAGTCGCTCGCCGTCGTCGCCGCGCTCGCCGACCTGGTCGAGTCCACCGTGGACCTCGACGCGGTGCTCGACCTGGCCCGCACCGCCCCGCCGCTGACCGTCCCGGCCTGGGACCCGGCCGTCGCCGTCGGCGGCCCCGCCGGCACCGCCCGCCCGGTCGTCGCGGTCGCCGGCGGTCCGGCCTTCACCTTCTCGTACGCGGAGACCACCGAGCTGCTCACCGCGGCCGGCGCGGAGGTGGTGACCGTCGACCCGCTGCGCGACCCGGCGCTGCCCGCCGGCACCCGGGCCGTCGTCGTCGGCGGCGGCTTCCCCGAGGTGCACGCCGATGCGCTCGCCGCCAACATCGGGCTCCGCGCCGAGCTCGCCGGCTTCGACGGCCCGGTCGTCGCCGAGTGCGCCGGCCTGCTGTACCTCGGCCGGGCCCTCGACGGGGTGCCGATGTGCGGGCGGCTCGACCACACCGCCCGGATGACCGGCCGGCTCACCCTCGGCTACCGCGACGCCGTCGCCGCCAGCGACTCCCCGGCGCACCGGTCCGGCGACCCGGTACGCGGACACGAATTCCACCGCACCGTCACCGACCCCGGCCACGGCGACCGGCCCGCCTGGCGCTGGGACGGCGCCGCGCACGGCTTCGTCACCGGCCGGGTGCACGCCTCCTACCTGCACACCCACTGGGCCGGCCACCCGCACGCCGCCCGCCGCCTGGTCGAGGCGGCGAGCCGGTGA
- a CDS encoding VWA domain-containing protein — MDEMRLALLLNAVNPAIGGVLVRGEKGTAKSTAVRALATLLPPVDRVAGCRFACDPAVPDPACPDGPHPAGGHAERRPARLVELPVGAAEDRVVGALDLERALAEGVRAFEPGLLAAAHRGVLYVDEVNLLHDHLVDLLLDAAAMGRCHVEREGVSVSHAARFLLVGTMNPEEGELRPQLLDRFGLTVEVAASRDPAVRVEVVRRRLAADADPAGFAASWAEADVEVARRVVAARDRLDRVRLPDAALRQIAEVCAAFDVDGMRADIVTARTAVAHAAWQGRDRVTADDVRVAARLALPHRRRRDPFDSPGLDEKRLDEALRRARDEHPDDDPPDGGPTEGPGPDGGPGGGGPAGAGPADHADGGDRAARGDGGWPDRLDDGSGTDHDGGSDGQPGAYRRRDGGPSGDQPAGGVQPVAVPREGLKARLLTAPGIGEGVPGRRSRARTGRGRTTGARAPLGRPGALHLPATLRAAAPHQAARGRAAGPLRLRPHDLREAVREGREGSLVLFVVDASGSMGARQRMAAVKGAVLALLNDAYQRRDKVAVVAFRAAGAQTLLPATSSVLAASTRLAELPTGGRTPLAEGLLAAADLLRVERLRDPRRRPLVLVVTDGRATAGERPLARAARAAAVLAATGASCVVVDCESGPVRLGLAYRLATQLGADHHPLDAVATAPLLNLAAVNPNRSVA, encoded by the coding sequence ATGGACGAGATGCGGCTCGCCCTGCTGCTCAACGCGGTCAACCCGGCCATCGGCGGGGTGCTGGTCCGCGGCGAGAAGGGCACCGCCAAGTCGACCGCCGTCCGGGCCCTCGCGACGCTGCTGCCCCCGGTCGACCGGGTGGCCGGCTGCCGCTTCGCCTGCGACCCGGCCGTACCCGACCCGGCCTGCCCCGACGGCCCGCACCCGGCCGGCGGCCACGCCGAACGCCGCCCGGCCCGCCTGGTCGAACTGCCGGTCGGCGCCGCCGAGGACCGGGTGGTCGGCGCGCTCGACCTGGAGCGGGCCCTCGCCGAGGGGGTACGCGCCTTCGAACCCGGCCTGCTCGCCGCCGCCCACCGCGGCGTGCTCTACGTCGACGAGGTGAACCTGCTCCACGACCACCTGGTCGACCTGCTCCTCGACGCCGCCGCGATGGGGCGCTGCCACGTCGAGCGGGAGGGCGTCTCGGTCAGCCACGCCGCCCGGTTCCTGCTGGTCGGCACGATGAACCCGGAGGAGGGAGAGCTGCGCCCGCAGCTGCTCGACCGGTTCGGGCTCACCGTCGAGGTGGCCGCGAGCCGCGACCCCGCCGTGCGGGTCGAGGTGGTCCGCCGCCGGCTCGCCGCCGACGCCGACCCGGCCGGCTTCGCCGCCAGCTGGGCCGAGGCCGACGTGGAGGTGGCCCGCCGGGTCGTCGCCGCCCGCGACCGGCTCGACCGGGTGCGGCTCCCCGACGCCGCGCTGCGGCAGATCGCCGAGGTCTGCGCCGCGTTCGACGTCGACGGCATGCGCGCCGACATCGTCACCGCCCGGACCGCCGTCGCGCACGCCGCCTGGCAGGGCCGGGATCGGGTGACCGCCGACGACGTCCGGGTCGCCGCCCGCCTCGCCCTGCCGCACCGACGGCGGCGCGACCCCTTCGACAGCCCCGGCCTGGACGAGAAGCGCCTCGACGAGGCGTTGCGGCGGGCCCGGGACGAACACCCCGACGACGACCCGCCGGACGGCGGCCCTACCGAAGGGCCCGGGCCCGACGGCGGACCCGGCGGCGGCGGACCGGCCGGCGCCGGACCGGCCGACCACGCCGACGGCGGCGACCGGGCGGCCCGCGGCGACGGCGGCTGGCCGGACCGGCTCGACGACGGGTCCGGGACGGATCACGACGGTGGGTCCGACGGTCAGCCGGGTGCCTACCGGCGGCGCGACGGCGGCCCGTCCGGGGACCAGCCGGCCGGCGGGGTGCAGCCGGTGGCCGTACCCCGGGAGGGCCTGAAGGCCCGGTTGCTCACCGCGCCGGGGATCGGCGAGGGGGTGCCCGGCCGGCGGTCGCGGGCCCGGACCGGGCGCGGCCGGACCACCGGCGCGCGGGCGCCCCTCGGGCGGCCCGGCGCGCTGCACCTGCCGGCGACCCTGCGCGCCGCCGCTCCGCACCAGGCCGCCCGCGGCCGGGCGGCCGGGCCGCTGCGGCTGCGCCCGCACGACCTGCGCGAGGCGGTCCGGGAGGGGCGCGAGGGGAGCCTCGTCCTCTTCGTGGTCGACGCCAGCGGGTCGATGGGCGCCCGGCAGCGGATGGCCGCGGTGAAGGGCGCGGTGCTGGCCCTGCTCAACGACGCCTACCAGCGCCGGGACAAGGTCGCGGTGGTCGCCTTCCGGGCCGCCGGCGCGCAGACCCTGCTGCCGGCCACCTCCTCGGTGCTGGCCGCCTCGACCCGGCTGGCCGAGCTGCCCACCGGCGGGCGGACTCCGCTCGCCGAGGGCCTGCTCGCGGCGGCCGACCTGCTGCGGGTGGAGCGGCTGCGCGACCCGCGACGCCGGCCCCTGGTCCTCGTCGTCACCGACGGCCGGGCCACCGCCGGGGAGCGTCCGCTGGCCCGGGCGGCCCGGGCGGCGGCCGTGCTCGCCGCCACCGGCGCGTCCTGCGTCGTCGTGGACTGCGAGTCCGGCCCCGTCCGTCTCGGCCTGGCCTACCGCCTCGCCACCCAGCTCGGCGCCGACCACCACCCCCTCGACGCGGTCGCCACCGCCCCCCTCCTCAACCTCGCCGCCGTCAACCCGAACAGGAGCGTTGCCTGA
- the cobI gene encoding precorrin-2 C(20)-methyltransferase, translated as MLTGVGVGPGDPELLTLRAVRVLREADAVFVPVMDRPAAEGDAPPGRAEATVAAHVAADRLRRLPFALDDRGGVTARRERAWDDAARAVVAAIDAGARSVAFATIGDPNVYSTFGYLAHGVRALRPAVEVRTVPGVTAMQELAARSGVPLCEGREPLTLLPATAGLAPVADALAGPGTVVVYKGWRRHPELLDELRRQDRLGDAVLGRALGLPDERIGPVDDDADDLPYLSTLLVRARRDRRGGKL; from the coding sequence GTGCTCACCGGCGTCGGGGTCGGGCCGGGGGACCCGGAACTGCTCACCCTCAGGGCGGTCCGGGTGCTGCGCGAGGCGGACGCGGTGTTCGTACCCGTCATGGACCGGCCGGCCGCCGAGGGTGACGCGCCCCCGGGCCGCGCCGAGGCGACCGTGGCCGCGCACGTGGCCGCGGACCGGCTGCGCCGGCTGCCGTTCGCCCTCGACGACCGGGGCGGCGTGACCGCCCGCCGGGAGCGGGCCTGGGACGACGCCGCCCGTGCGGTGGTGGCCGCGATCGACGCCGGCGCCCGGTCGGTCGCCTTCGCCACCATCGGCGACCCGAACGTCTACTCCACCTTCGGCTACCTCGCCCACGGCGTGCGCGCGCTGCGCCCGGCGGTCGAGGTCCGCACCGTGCCCGGCGTCACCGCCATGCAGGAGCTGGCCGCCCGCAGCGGCGTCCCGCTCTGCGAGGGCCGGGAGCCGCTGACCCTGCTGCCGGCCACCGCCGGACTCGCGCCGGTCGCCGACGCCCTCGCCGGCCCCGGCACCGTCGTCGTCTACAAGGGCTGGCGCCGCCACCCCGAGCTGCTCGACGAGCTGCGCCGGCAGGACCGGCTCGGCGACGCCGTGCTCGGCCGGGCGCTCGGCCTGCCCGACGAGCGGATCGGGCCGGTCGACGACGACGCCGACGACCTGCCGTACCTGTCGACGCTGCTGGTCCGGGCCCGCCGGGACCGCCGGGGAGGAAAACTGTGA
- a CDS encoding cobalt-precorrin-5B (C(1))-methyltransferase — translation MTYAEPPLREPDLPRTAKVRPTALRTGWTTGACATAAAKAAVTALVTGVPQREVEIGLPAGRRVSFAVARCEVQPRRRAEAVVVKDAGDDPDVTHGAELTATVDWRDSPGLRLDGGPGVGTVTKPGLGLEVGGPAINETPRRMIGQAVAEVVDLTEVGVRVVISVPRGEIMARKTTNRRLGILGGISILGTTGIVRPFSTASWRASVVQAVHVMAAQGERTVVLCTGGRTERAARELLPEVPEVCFVEVGDFTGAAVTAAVGDGMTGVVFVGMAGKLAKLAAGILMTHYTRSKVDLSLLGVVTAEAGGDDELAAAVTAANTGRHAYELWEAAGLLGPAGDLLCRRVRQVLLRFAEHAVEVDVAMVDFAGSRIVASSGRWAA, via the coding sequence ATGACGTACGCCGAGCCGCCGCTGCGCGAGCCGGACCTGCCGCGCACCGCGAAGGTCCGCCCCACCGCGCTGCGTACCGGCTGGACCACCGGCGCCTGCGCCACCGCCGCGGCCAAGGCGGCGGTGACCGCCCTGGTCACCGGGGTGCCGCAGCGGGAGGTGGAGATCGGCCTGCCCGCCGGCCGGCGGGTCAGCTTCGCGGTGGCCCGCTGCGAGGTGCAGCCGCGCCGGCGGGCCGAGGCGGTGGTGGTCAAGGACGCCGGGGACGACCCGGACGTCACCCACGGCGCGGAGCTGACCGCCACCGTGGACTGGCGGGACAGCCCCGGGCTGCGCCTGGACGGCGGCCCCGGCGTCGGCACCGTCACCAAGCCCGGGCTGGGACTGGAGGTCGGCGGTCCGGCCATCAACGAAACCCCGCGCCGCATGATCGGGCAGGCCGTGGCCGAGGTGGTCGACCTGACCGAGGTGGGCGTGCGGGTGGTGATCAGCGTGCCGCGCGGCGAGATCATGGCGCGCAAGACCACCAACCGGCGGCTCGGCATCCTCGGCGGCATCTCCATCCTCGGCACCACCGGGATCGTCCGCCCGTTCTCCACCGCCTCGTGGCGGGCCAGCGTGGTGCAGGCGGTGCACGTGATGGCCGCCCAGGGGGAGCGGACCGTGGTGCTCTGCACCGGTGGGCGTACCGAGCGGGCCGCCCGGGAGCTCCTGCCCGAGGTGCCCGAGGTCTGCTTCGTCGAGGTCGGCGACTTCACCGGCGCGGCCGTCACCGCCGCCGTCGGCGACGGCATGACCGGGGTGGTCTTCGTCGGCATGGCGGGCAAGCTCGCCAAGCTGGCCGCCGGCATCCTGATGACCCACTACACCCGGTCGAAGGTGGACCTCTCCCTGCTCGGCGTGGTGACCGCCGAGGCCGGCGGCGACGACGAGCTGGCCGCGGCGGTCACCGCGGCGAACACCGGCCGGCACGCGTACGAGCTGTGGGAGGCCGCCGGCCTGCTCGGCCCCGCCGGGGACCTGCTCTGCCGCCGGGTCCGCCAGGTGCTGCTCCGCTTCGCCGAGCACGCCGTCGAGGTCGACGTGGCCATGGTGGACTTCGCCGGCTCCCGGATCGTCGCCTCCTCGGGCCGGTGGGCCGCATGA